One segment of Streptomyces sp. NBC_01463 DNA contains the following:
- a CDS encoding protein kinase has translation MSGRLVGGRYELATILGQGGMGQVWTAYDQRLDRRVAVKLLRPDRVTGPIGSDAAGELRRRFVRECRVTAQVDHPGLVTVHDAGSDGDELFLVMQYVEGADLGDHLAEHDPYPWQWSVSVAAQLCAVLSAVHAVPIVHRDLKPRNLMVRPDGTVVVLDLGVASVLDTDTTRLTHTGSPIGSPAYMAPEQAMGGAVGPYTDLYALGVLLHELLSGDVPFAGSTALGVLHRHLYEPPVPVRQIRPDIPEPLEALVLRLLAKDPQHRPSSAQEVYEHLAPLLPTRNSGLPSGPLDPTRPFLRPHAPWPDRATTPPPAQPAPMPARPDVAAAVDEVKRLLGEGRITQAVDMLGGILPAAAEQHGEGSPVVRILRKQYAATLMDDGQYRRALPELRRLADDRAAETGPADPQTLQYRYDAAQCLEQLGEPAAALAEYRAVLPYYENQYATNNDPARSYEIRHRISHLLMALGDHAGALGQLRALLYDTERMYGPHHPLPVELRGQLERRLKVRGG, from the coding sequence GTGAGCGGTCGCCTCGTCGGCGGGCGGTACGAACTGGCGACGATCCTCGGCCAGGGCGGCATGGGCCAGGTCTGGACGGCCTACGACCAGCGCCTGGACCGCCGCGTCGCGGTCAAGCTGCTGCGCCCCGACCGGGTCACCGGCCCCATCGGCAGTGACGCCGCGGGCGAGCTGCGCCGCCGCTTCGTCCGCGAGTGCCGGGTCACCGCCCAGGTCGACCACCCCGGCCTCGTCACCGTCCACGACGCGGGCAGCGACGGCGACGAACTGTTCCTCGTCATGCAGTACGTCGAGGGCGCCGACCTAGGCGACCACCTCGCCGAACACGACCCGTACCCGTGGCAGTGGTCCGTCTCCGTCGCCGCCCAGCTCTGCGCCGTCCTGAGCGCCGTGCACGCCGTGCCGATCGTCCACCGCGACCTCAAGCCCCGCAACCTGATGGTGCGCCCGGACGGCACGGTCGTCGTCCTCGACCTCGGTGTCGCCTCCGTCCTGGACACCGACACCACCCGCCTCACCCACACCGGCTCACCGATCGGCTCCCCGGCCTACATGGCCCCCGAACAGGCCATGGGCGGCGCCGTCGGCCCGTACACCGACCTGTACGCCCTCGGCGTCCTCCTGCACGAACTCCTCAGCGGCGACGTGCCGTTCGCCGGCTCCACCGCCCTCGGCGTCCTGCACCGCCACCTCTACGAACCACCGGTGCCCGTCCGGCAGATCCGCCCCGACATCCCCGAACCCCTCGAAGCACTCGTCCTGCGGCTGCTCGCCAAGGACCCGCAGCACCGCCCCTCCAGCGCCCAGGAGGTGTACGAACACCTCGCCCCGCTGCTGCCCACCCGCAACTCCGGCCTGCCCTCGGGCCCCCTCGACCCGACCCGCCCCTTCCTGCGCCCGCACGCCCCGTGGCCCGACCGGGCCACGACCCCGCCCCCCGCCCAGCCCGCGCCGATGCCCGCCCGGCCGGACGTCGCGGCCGCCGTCGACGAGGTGAAGAGGCTGCTGGGCGAGGGCCGGATCACCCAGGCCGTCGACATGCTCGGCGGCATCCTCCCGGCCGCCGCCGAACAGCACGGCGAGGGCTCCCCGGTCGTCCGCATCCTGCGCAAGCAGTACGCCGCGACGCTGATGGACGACGGCCAGTACCGCCGCGCCCTGCCCGAACTGCGCCGGCTGGCCGACGACCGTGCCGCGGAGACCGGACCGGCCGACCCGCAGACCCTCCAGTACCGCTACGACGCCGCACAGTGCCTGGAACAGCTCGGCGAACCCGCCGCCGCACTCGCCGAGTACCGGGCCGTCCTCCCGTACTACGAGAACCAGTACGCGACGAACAACGATCCGGCACGCTCCTACGAGATCCGCCACCGCATCAGCCACCTGCTGATGGCACTCGGCGACCACGCCGGAGCCCTCGGCCAGCTCCGCGCACTGCTGTACGACACCGAGCGCATGTACGGCCCGCACCACCCCCTGCCCGTCGAGCTGCGCGGCCAGCTGGAGCGCAGGCTGAAGGTCAGGGGCGGCTGA
- a CDS encoding SGNH/GDSL hydrolase family protein, with amino-acid sequence MRTTNATRRAGVALLSALTLVALPVVGADVTGTPAHAASAGHGTAPGTGHGGWQGGWAASPQAPTEIFTPNWSRQGFADQTVRQVIRVSTGGTRARVELSNRYGTGPLRITGATVARTDAGASVEKGSVRQLSFGGSRSTTVPAGADATSDALAYRTGALESLTVTLYLAAPTGPATFHMMSSATSYRARGDHRADRGGAAFTETSESWYYLTGVEVGGGAPRRNGVVAFGDSITDGVGSTPDTDSRYPDELAERFAATGHPRSVLNHGIGGNQVTNDTDWAGEKGVTRFAKDVLDEPGVGTVIVLEGINDIGASGAGGVGTPTPEVSVAQLIAGHRSLIRQAHARGIKAVGATLTPIKGSFYDSAVNEAKRDAVNDWIRTSGAYDAVVDLDRAVADPGDPDSIAPAYDSGDRLHPNDAGYRAMARALDLRIL; translated from the coding sequence ATGAGAACCACGAACGCGACCCGGCGTGCGGGTGTCGCACTGTTATCGGCACTGACACTGGTGGCGCTGCCGGTCGTCGGCGCAGACGTCACCGGCACGCCCGCGCACGCCGCCTCGGCCGGGCACGGCACCGCGCCCGGGACCGGCCACGGGGGCTGGCAGGGCGGCTGGGCGGCCTCGCCGCAGGCACCGACCGAGATCTTCACGCCGAACTGGTCGCGACAGGGCTTCGCGGACCAGACGGTCCGCCAGGTGATCCGGGTCAGCACCGGCGGCACCCGGGCCCGTGTCGAACTGTCCAACCGCTACGGCACCGGCCCGCTGCGGATCACCGGAGCGACGGTGGCCCGCACGGACGCCGGGGCGTCGGTCGAGAAGGGTTCGGTGCGGCAGCTGTCCTTCGGCGGCAGCCGCTCGACGACCGTCCCGGCGGGCGCCGACGCGACCAGTGACGCGCTGGCGTACCGGACCGGGGCCCTGGAGTCGCTGACCGTCACGCTGTATCTCGCCGCGCCGACCGGTCCCGCCACCTTCCACATGATGTCGTCGGCCACGAGCTACCGGGCCCGGGGCGATCACCGGGCCGACCGCGGCGGCGCCGCGTTCACGGAGACCAGCGAGTCCTGGTACTACCTCACCGGCGTCGAGGTCGGCGGCGGCGCCCCGCGCCGGAACGGGGTGGTGGCCTTCGGCGACTCCATCACCGACGGCGTCGGATCCACCCCGGACACCGACAGCCGCTATCCCGACGAACTGGCGGAGCGCTTCGCGGCCACCGGGCATCCGCGCAGCGTCCTCAACCACGGGATCGGCGGCAACCAGGTCACCAACGACACGGACTGGGCCGGGGAGAAGGGCGTGACCCGGTTCGCGAAGGACGTGCTCGACGAGCCGGGCGTGGGCACGGTCATCGTGCTGGAAGGCATCAACGACATCGGGGCGAGCGGCGCGGGCGGCGTCGGCACCCCCACCCCGGAGGTGTCCGTCGCTCAACTGATCGCCGGGCACCGGTCGTTGATCCGTCAGGCCCACGCACGGGGCATCAAGGCGGTAGGTGCGACGCTGACACCCATCAAGGGCTCGTTCTACGACAGCGCCGTCAACGAGGCGAAGCGCGACGCGGTCAACGACTGGATCCGCACCTCCGGCGCGTACGACGCGGTGGTCGACCTGGACCGTGCGGTGGCCGACCCGGGCGACCCGGACAGCATCGCCCCGGCCTACGACTCGGGCGACCGTCTGCACCCGAACGACGCGGGCTACCGGGCGATGGCCCGGGCGCTGGATCTGCGCATTCTCTGA
- a CDS encoding helix-turn-helix domain-containing protein, producing the protein MDSSNRLGDIEITDPQAMRALAHPVRLAILDHLRRNGPATATELAPDVGATPSVTSWHLRHLAGFGLVRDSEPGPDRRRRRWEAVARGFRFEEPRDPADEEGRTAARELSRQMFLRYADAPAHWAAEVEPGLDPAWRRSAGLAHTRVMVSAEELAAIEDGIERVLAPYVTRDPADRPAGSRGVRLMRYVLPEGDGGQRDGRDEEPGGERERAGRSS; encoded by the coding sequence ATGGACTCCAGTAATCGCCTGGGCGATATCGAGATCACCGATCCGCAGGCGATGCGCGCCCTGGCGCATCCCGTACGGCTGGCGATCCTCGACCACCTGCGCCGGAACGGGCCGGCGACCGCGACCGAGCTCGCCCCGGACGTGGGGGCGACGCCCTCGGTGACCAGCTGGCACCTGCGCCATCTGGCGGGCTTCGGCCTGGTCCGGGACAGCGAGCCCGGACCGGACCGCCGCCGCAGGCGGTGGGAGGCGGTGGCGCGCGGCTTCCGGTTCGAGGAGCCGCGGGACCCGGCGGACGAGGAGGGCCGGACGGCCGCGCGGGAGCTCTCGCGGCAGATGTTCCTGCGCTACGCGGACGCCCCGGCCCACTGGGCCGCCGAGGTCGAACCCGGGCTCGACCCGGCCTGGCGCAGGTCCGCCGGGCTGGCCCACACCCGCGTCATGGTCTCCGCCGAGGAACTCGCGGCCATCGAGGACGGGATCGAGCGCGTCCTCGCGCCGTACGTCACCCGGGACCCGGCCGACCGCCCCGCCGGCAGCCGCGGCGTCCGGCTGATGCGCTACGTCCTGCCGGAGGGCGACGGGGGGCAGCGGGACGGACGGGACGAGGAGCCGGGCGGGGAGCGGGAGCGGGCGGGGCGGTCCTCGTGA
- a CDS encoding DUF4352 domain-containing protein codes for MSQFTQPPQSPQHQPQHPSQHQPQQPYAPAQTPGLRPARNGLGVAALILGLIGAVSGLVPFLFWLAGVLGLIALILGLVGRGRAKRGEATNKSMATFGAVLGLIALILSVVGAVITFKAVDDAVSDLNKAVSDTTASAKPKAGGDGSTGKNAGKNNEKATDKALEAGDSAVYDDDLTITVGEASAYTPDPYAAGHTKGNKAYRVAVVIENAGKAKFDAALVTVGARAGKDGVDAEQIFDGKVGEGFSGTVLPGRKVTVLYAFDAPAGAKDLTVEVGPGFTYDATLWDLKL; via the coding sequence ATGTCCCAGTTCACGCAGCCGCCCCAGTCCCCTCAGCACCAGCCGCAGCACCCGTCGCAGCACCAGCCCCAGCAGCCGTACGCCCCCGCCCAGACGCCGGGACTGCGGCCCGCGCGCAACGGGCTCGGTGTCGCGGCCCTGATCCTGGGTCTCATCGGCGCGGTGTCCGGTCTGGTCCCGTTCCTCTTCTGGCTGGCGGGTGTCCTCGGCCTGATCGCGCTGATCCTGGGTCTGGTCGGCCGGGGGCGTGCCAAGCGGGGCGAGGCGACGAACAAGAGCATGGCCACGTTCGGCGCCGTGCTCGGCCTGATCGCGCTGATCCTCTCGGTGGTCGGCGCCGTGATCACGTTCAAGGCGGTCGACGACGCGGTGAGCGACCTCAACAAGGCGGTGTCGGACACGACGGCCTCCGCGAAGCCGAAGGCGGGCGGGGACGGAAGCACCGGCAAGAACGCCGGCAAGAACAACGAGAAGGCCACCGACAAGGCCCTGGAGGCCGGGGACTCGGCGGTCTACGACGACGACCTCACGATCACGGTCGGCGAAGCGAGTGCGTACACCCCCGACCCGTACGCCGCCGGGCACACCAAGGGCAACAAGGCCTACCGCGTCGCCGTCGTCATCGAGAACGCGGGCAAGGCCAAGTTCGACGCCGCGCTCGTCACCGTCGGCGCCCGGGCCGGCAAGGACGGTGTCGACGCCGAGCAGATCTTCGACGGCAAGGTCGGCGAGGGCTTCAGCGGCACGGTCCTGCCGGGCAGGAAGGTCACCGTCCTCTACGCCTTCGACGCCCCCGCGGGCGCCAAGGACCTGACCGTCGAGGTCGGCCCCGGCTTCACGTACGACGCGACACTGTGGGACCTGAAGCTCTGA
- a CDS encoding N-6 DNA methylase produces the protein MPENATEVTAAGIARLAGVGRAAVSNWRRRHADFPKPVGGTETSPSFALPEVEQWLRDQGKLAEVPLRERVWQQLAGHPAGAVPALFHVGCALLLVRERPSAWREITGVSDERMAGVLSLALNEVLTARFGPADGTGRAVHSPDRSELLPSVPLLRGAAELAAEAGVRETFEFLLGRQFDANPRQYTLTPPGLAGLMAALAGTAGRSPRTVLDPASGTGALLGAVTRPAALYAQESDPDLAALTALRLALHTDPAECTLAARTGDTLRADAFPGLTVDAVLCHPPFNERNWGHDELAYDPRWEYGFPARTESELAWVQHALARLREGGTAVLLMPPAAASRRSGRRIRADLLRRGALRAVIALPAGAAPPYGIPLHLWVLRKPGTAPHPSPELLLVDTAEPAEPASDRSGRDRLDWPALHAAVLDAWQRFGDESDQGRADGGTGTNTRTSKDTAAGTGTGAGAGTGTDARPGVSRVVPVIELLDDDVDLAPARHLPSPAAAGGSAELIRVRERLTQTLELAGGLIPPPVDVSAPAHWPLTTVGELARAGALLLRTGGTGTGTGPVLTEHDVLGAAAPSGNLPAAGPHEEPVLVEPGDVVVPVLGGGSVARVIDDATAGAALGRNLQLLRPDPAALDPWFLAGFLRGTANNRQASSHASTATRLDARRLQLPRLPLAEQQRYGERFRALAAFEDALRLTGRLGGRLVQGMYDGLTDGTVTPE, from the coding sequence GTGCCGGAGAACGCGACAGAGGTGACCGCCGCGGGGATCGCCCGGCTGGCCGGGGTGGGGCGCGCCGCCGTCAGCAACTGGCGCCGCCGGCACGCCGACTTCCCCAAGCCCGTCGGCGGTACCGAGACAAGCCCGTCCTTCGCCCTGCCCGAAGTCGAGCAGTGGCTGCGCGACCAGGGGAAGCTCGCCGAGGTCCCCCTCCGCGAGCGCGTCTGGCAGCAGCTGGCCGGACACCCCGCAGGCGCCGTCCCCGCACTGTTCCACGTCGGATGCGCGCTGCTCCTCGTGCGGGAGCGGCCCTCCGCCTGGCGGGAGATCACGGGGGTGTCCGACGAGCGGATGGCGGGCGTGCTCTCCCTCGCGCTGAACGAGGTGCTCACCGCCCGGTTCGGACCGGCCGACGGGACCGGGCGCGCGGTTCACAGCCCCGACCGCTCCGAACTCCTGCCGTCCGTCCCCCTGCTGCGCGGCGCCGCCGAACTCGCAGCCGAGGCCGGGGTGCGGGAGACCTTCGAGTTCCTGCTCGGCCGTCAGTTCGACGCCAACCCCCGCCAGTACACCCTCACCCCGCCCGGCCTCGCCGGGCTGATGGCCGCACTGGCGGGCACCGCCGGCCGCTCCCCGCGCACGGTCCTCGACCCGGCGTCCGGCACCGGAGCGCTGCTCGGCGCGGTCACCCGCCCCGCCGCGCTGTACGCGCAGGAGAGCGACCCGGACCTCGCCGCTCTCACCGCCCTCCGCCTCGCCCTGCACACCGACCCCGCCGAGTGCACCCTCGCGGCCCGGACCGGCGACACCCTGCGCGCCGACGCCTTCCCCGGCCTCACCGTCGACGCGGTGCTCTGCCACCCGCCGTTCAACGAGCGCAACTGGGGCCACGACGAGCTCGCCTACGACCCGCGCTGGGAGTACGGCTTCCCCGCCCGCACCGAGTCCGAACTCGCCTGGGTGCAGCACGCGCTGGCCCGGCTGCGCGAGGGCGGCACCGCCGTCCTGCTGATGCCGCCCGCCGCCGCGTCCCGCCGCTCAGGCCGCCGTATCCGCGCCGACCTGCTGCGCCGCGGCGCCCTGCGGGCCGTCATCGCGCTCCCGGCGGGCGCCGCGCCCCCGTACGGCATCCCCCTCCACCTCTGGGTCCTGCGCAAGCCGGGCACCGCACCGCATCCCTCGCCCGAACTGCTCCTGGTCGACACCGCCGAGCCCGCCGAACCCGCCTCCGACCGGAGCGGCCGCGACCGCCTCGACTGGCCGGCCCTGCACGCCGCGGTGCTCGACGCCTGGCAACGGTTCGGCGACGAGAGCGATCAGGGCCGCGCGGACGGCGGAACGGGCACGAATACGCGTACGTCCAAGGACACGGCCGCGGGTACCGGAACGGGCGCAGGCGCGGGTACGGGCACGGACGCCCGGCCCGGCGTCAGCCGCGTCGTGCCCGTCATCGAACTCCTCGACGACGACGTCGATCTGGCCCCCGCCCGCCACCTGCCGTCCCCGGCCGCCGCGGGCGGATCGGCCGAGCTGATCCGCGTACGGGAACGGCTGACGCAGACCCTGGAGCTCGCAGGCGGCCTCATCCCGCCGCCCGTGGACGTCTCCGCCCCCGCCCACTGGCCGCTCACCACCGTCGGCGAACTCGCCAGGGCCGGCGCCCTCCTGCTCCGCACCGGCGGCACCGGCACCGGCACGGGCCCCGTGCTCACCGAGCACGACGTCCTCGGCGCCGCCGCCCCGTCGGGGAACCTGCCCGCCGCCGGGCCGCACGAGGAGCCGGTGCTCGTCGAACCGGGCGACGTCGTCGTCCCCGTGCTCGGCGGCGGCTCCGTCGCCCGTGTCATCGACGACGCCACCGCGGGAGCCGCGCTCGGCCGCAACCTCCAGCTGCTGCGCCCCGATCCGGCCGCGCTCGACCCCTGGTTCCTCGCCGGGTTCCTGCGCGGCACCGCCAACAACCGCCAGGCCAGCAGCCACGCCTCCACCGCCACCCGGCTCGACGCCCGCCGCCTCCAACTGCCCCGGCTGCCACTGGCCGAGCAGCAGCGGTACGGCGAACGCTTCCGCGCCCTGGCCGCGTTCGAGGACGCGCTGCGCCTCACCGGACGCCTCGGCGGCCGGCTCGTCCAGGGGATGTACGACGGGCTGACGGACGGTACGGTCACGCCGGAGTGA
- a CDS encoding teichoic acid biosynthesis protein C, with the protein MTHDRLSRPSRRSLLAWSGAGALTAAGVSAGTGTASAAVHPTPGSALLVPSPRLDLNSASDNWIRQKPTRDTTIIQSFGYDNANGHIYLAQVTQSGLKLPGEPAPVSSADRNRHGDLTITKWDMSGNTLGYMYLRGFGHGMSIGVEPVGSKAYLWTETDGQEVQDPVHPSDPTKVTSRGRRLARFPFVDAQVLDYGSAGLTTYQPVPGTSTYTASVDPVYGRLAIRFRDTDGAMVFQVHDLDLARLGIWSQPLANVREPDITAVPGWPLTTYGRPFLQGYAVVGRYLYLLHGNSYGSTQNIGGQDLVVSPPGVGNTFITSVNLATGALDPAPPSPFKETVNPAHTAAAYSLDYREPEGLGVLVPDPDRPGDFRIGMGFASGVAGARVATVYGKAGLVQPS; encoded by the coding sequence ATGACCCACGACAGACTCTCGCGCCCCAGCCGCCGTTCCCTGCTCGCGTGGAGCGGCGCCGGTGCGCTGACGGCGGCAGGCGTGTCCGCAGGCACCGGGACGGCTTCCGCCGCCGTCCACCCCACGCCGGGTTCGGCGCTTCTGGTGCCCTCGCCGCGGCTCGATCTGAACAGTGCTTCGGACAACTGGATACGTCAGAAGCCGACCCGTGACACGACGATCATCCAGTCCTTCGGCTACGACAACGCCAACGGTCACATCTACCTGGCCCAGGTGACGCAGAGCGGCCTGAAGCTCCCGGGCGAACCGGCCCCGGTGAGCAGTGCCGACCGCAACCGGCACGGCGACCTGACGATCACCAAGTGGGACATGTCCGGCAACACCCTGGGCTACATGTATCTGCGCGGCTTCGGGCACGGCATGAGCATCGGGGTCGAGCCGGTCGGCTCCAAGGCCTATCTGTGGACGGAGACCGACGGGCAGGAAGTGCAGGACCCGGTGCACCCGTCGGACCCGACGAAGGTGACCAGCCGCGGCCGGCGGCTGGCCCGTTTCCCGTTCGTCGACGCGCAGGTGCTCGACTACGGATCGGCCGGGCTCACCACGTATCAGCCGGTCCCGGGCACCTCGACGTACACCGCGTCCGTCGACCCGGTCTACGGCCGGCTCGCCATCCGCTTCCGGGACACTGACGGGGCGATGGTCTTCCAGGTCCACGACCTGGACCTGGCCCGCCTCGGCATCTGGAGCCAGCCGCTGGCGAACGTCCGGGAACCGGACATCACGGCGGTGCCCGGCTGGCCGCTCACCACCTACGGCCGGCCGTTCCTCCAGGGGTACGCGGTCGTGGGCCGGTATCTCTACCTGCTGCACGGCAACAGCTACGGCTCCACGCAGAACATCGGCGGCCAGGACCTGGTGGTCTCGCCGCCCGGTGTCGGCAACACGTTCATCACCTCGGTGAACCTCGCCACCGGCGCCCTCGACCCGGCTCCGCCGTCGCCCTTCAAGGAGACCGTCAACCCCGCTCACACGGCGGCCGCGTACTCGCTGGACTACCGGGAGCCGGAGGGCCTGGGCGTCCTCGTCCCGGACCCGGACCGGCCCGGCGACTTCCGCATCGGCATGGGCTTCGCCTCGGGCGTGGCGGGCGCGCGGGTGGCGACGGTCTACGGCAAGGCGGGGCTCGTTCAGCCGTCGTGA
- a CDS encoding TetR/AcrR family transcriptional regulator, with amino-acid sequence MSSDRTYHHGDLRRAVLSAALDVIRTEGPAALSLRDLARRAGVSHAAPAHHFKDRTGLLTAIATEGYGLFADALADAPDLRERGVRYVRFATEHPAHFQVMFQPDLYRADDPELLAAKDRASGELRAGVARLPDAGRGDDPRLAGVAAWSLAHGFAGLLLSGNLNEAVGGRDPEEVFRALAALIFTATGPN; translated from the coding sequence ATGAGCAGCGACCGCACCTACCACCACGGCGATCTGCGGCGGGCCGTCCTCTCCGCCGCGCTCGACGTCATCCGCACCGAGGGCCCCGCCGCGCTCAGCCTGCGCGATCTGGCCCGCCGGGCCGGCGTCTCCCACGCCGCGCCCGCCCACCACTTCAAGGACCGCACGGGTCTGCTCACCGCCATCGCCACCGAGGGCTACGGGCTCTTCGCCGACGCTCTCGCCGACGCGCCGGACCTGCGGGAGCGGGGCGTGCGGTACGTACGGTTCGCCACCGAGCACCCCGCCCACTTCCAGGTGATGTTCCAGCCGGACCTGTACCGCGCCGACGACCCGGAGCTGCTCGCAGCGAAGGACCGGGCGTCGGGGGAACTGCGCGCGGGAGTCGCCCGGCTCCCCGACGCCGGACGCGGCGACGACCCCCGGCTCGCGGGCGTGGCCGCCTGGTCCCTGGCCCACGGCTTCGCCGGTCTGCTGCTCAGCGGCAACCTCAACGAGGCGGTGGGGGGCCGGGATCCGGAGGAGGTGTTCCGGGCCCTCGCCGCGCTGATCTTCACAGCGACCGGGCCCAACTGA
- a CDS encoding MFS transporter: protein MTGREGDIPPAASLWRDGRFSRFWAGHSVSQFGDRITELALPLIAVGALNASANQVAWLTALVWTPNLLAILLGAWVDQRPRKRRLMIIADLVRAAVLLSLPAAYALGTVTLTHLYAVAILTGAAGVLFNTAYPPFFVRLVPRASFVDANSKLSASRSVSQVAGPAIGGALIQALTAPVAVVVDALTFLVSAVLIGRVGVDEPTAATADPAAPSLARRAREGLVFVVRHPVLRATLGCAATVNFFTFVAGSGLIVLFASRGLGLSAGVIGAALGAGATGALLGAVCAPALSRRLGVGRSIVAGAVLFPAPIALAAAAGGPLWLRAGALAAAEFLSGFGVMLFDVNLNSLQASVIPDGMRSRVAGAYSTVNYGMRPAGAVVGGLLATFLGLRGTLLIAAVGGALSVLWLLPSPVPRIRSLAPAGTADRAGGAEDADDGKRPVRG from the coding sequence GTGACCGGCCGGGAGGGCGACATACCCCCTGCCGCATCGCTGTGGCGGGACGGGCGCTTCTCCCGCTTCTGGGCGGGCCATTCGGTCTCGCAGTTCGGCGACCGGATCACCGAGCTGGCCCTGCCCCTGATCGCGGTCGGCGCGCTGAACGCCTCGGCCAACCAAGTCGCCTGGCTGACCGCACTGGTCTGGACGCCCAACCTGCTCGCGATCCTGCTGGGAGCCTGGGTCGACCAGCGGCCCCGCAAGCGTCGGCTGATGATCATCGCCGACCTCGTGCGCGCCGCCGTGCTGCTGAGCCTGCCGGCGGCCTACGCGCTGGGCACGGTGACGCTCACGCATCTGTACGCCGTGGCGATCCTGACGGGCGCCGCCGGAGTGCTGTTCAACACCGCCTATCCGCCGTTCTTCGTGCGCCTGGTGCCGCGCGCCTCCTTCGTGGACGCGAACAGCAAGCTCAGCGCCAGCCGTTCGGTCTCCCAGGTGGCGGGCCCCGCGATCGGCGGCGCGCTGATCCAGGCCCTCACCGCACCGGTGGCCGTCGTGGTGGACGCCCTGACCTTCCTGGTGTCAGCGGTCCTGATCGGCCGGGTCGGGGTCGACGAACCGACGGCTGCCACGGCCGACCCGGCCGCGCCGTCCCTGGCCCGACGTGCCCGGGAGGGCCTGGTCTTCGTCGTACGCCACCCGGTGCTGCGGGCCACGCTCGGCTGCGCGGCCACCGTCAACTTCTTCACCTTCGTCGCGGGCAGCGGGCTGATCGTGCTCTTCGCCAGCCGGGGCCTCGGGCTGTCCGCGGGGGTGATCGGCGCCGCGCTGGGGGCCGGTGCTACCGGCGCCCTGCTCGGCGCGGTGTGCGCACCCGCGCTCTCGCGGCGGCTCGGTGTCGGGCGGAGCATCGTGGCGGGCGCCGTGCTGTTCCCCGCCCCGATCGCGCTCGCCGCCGCCGCGGGCGGTCCGCTCTGGCTCCGCGCCGGGGCGCTGGCCGCGGCCGAGTTCCTCTCCGGCTTCGGCGTCATGCTGTTCGACGTCAACCTCAACTCGCTCCAGGCGTCGGTCATCCCGGACGGCATGCGCAGCCGCGTCGCGGGCGCGTACAGCACGGTCAACTACGGGATGCGGCCCGCCGGCGCCGTCGTCGGAGGCCTGCTCGCCACGTTCCTCGGACTGCGCGGGACCCTGCTCATCGCCGCGGTCGGCGGAGCGCTGTCCGTGCTGTGGCTCCTGCCGTCACCGGTGCCCCGCATCCGCTCCCTGGCCCCGGCCGGCACCGCGGACAGGGCGGGAGGCGCGGAGGATGCGGACGACGGCAAGCGGCCGGTACGCGGATGA
- a CDS encoding HNH endonuclease family protein → MIVPALGVVAVLALTGCDPEQVTSGTDRSGGSSNGGGQSATGFGASPLDNADGTKPGLAPLTSDADRAAARKVIEKVATKGRGPKTGYERDKFGYAWKDSVDSVPLSHNGCDTRNDLLARDGKDVALRSGSDCVVVSMTLKDPYTGETIEWRKQQATKVQIDHVMPLSYDWQMGAARWNEAKRQQIANDPLNLIPVDGPANNAKRDSGPASWLPPYKPVRCSYALRFAQVSLKYELPVTTADKKVMLELCGG, encoded by the coding sequence ATGATCGTGCCCGCGCTGGGCGTGGTGGCCGTACTGGCCCTGACCGGCTGCGACCCCGAACAGGTGACCTCCGGTACGGACCGCTCCGGCGGCAGTTCGAACGGCGGCGGCCAGTCCGCCACCGGTTTCGGCGCCAGCCCGCTGGACAACGCCGACGGTACGAAGCCGGGCCTGGCGCCCCTCACGTCCGATGCGGACCGGGCGGCGGCCCGGAAGGTCATCGAGAAGGTGGCGACCAAGGGCCGCGGCCCCAAGACCGGCTACGAACGGGACAAGTTCGGCTACGCGTGGAAGGACTCCGTCGACAGCGTCCCGCTCTCGCACAACGGCTGCGACACCCGCAACGACCTGCTGGCCCGCGACGGCAAGGACGTCGCACTGCGCTCCGGGTCGGACTGCGTGGTCGTCTCCATGACGCTCAAGGACCCCTACACCGGCGAGACCATCGAGTGGCGCAAGCAGCAGGCCACCAAGGTCCAGATCGACCACGTCATGCCGCTGTCGTACGACTGGCAGATGGGCGCGGCCCGCTGGAACGAGGCCAAGCGGCAGCAGATCGCGAACGACCCCCTCAACCTCATCCCGGTCGACGGCCCGGCCAACAACGCCAAGCGCGACTCGGGTCCCGCGTCCTGGCTGCCGCCGTACAAGCCGGTGCGCTGCTCGTACGCGCTGCGGTTCGCGCAGGTCTCGCTGAAGTACGAACTCCCGGTCACCACCGCGGACAAGAAGGTCATGCTGGAGCTGTGCGGCGGCTGA